In a single window of the Necator americanus strain Aroian chromosome X, whole genome shotgun sequence genome:
- a CDS encoding hypothetical protein (NECATOR_CHRX.G25767.T1), producing the protein MLPMTSKKYIAPQIFERTFVTETVENALKQEMDDQKVHYKPESLDILVNETHFSRYELKYLYQSFKQEFAVQLSLFSKGTLEQRLDWLFDLYDCNGRGYITEEDHLIVCRAMYALVGIHYYKEKHFPVALKRHIKHQFSKLDKNRDGKITREEFIKACHDDNKIVSSMDALKTVW; encoded by the exons ATGCTACCAATGACGTCCAAGAAATATATTGCGCCACAGATTTTTGAACGAACGTTCGTTACAGAAACTGTGGAAAATGCCCTCaagcaagaaatggatgatCAAAAAGTTCACTACAAGCCGGAAAGCCTCGATATTCTCGTGAACGAGACGCATTTTTCAAGATATGAGTTGAAATACTTGTACCAATCTTTTAAGCAg gaaTTTGCCGTACAATTGTCATTATTCTCCAAAGGAACATTAGAGCAGCGTCTGGATTGGTTATTCGATCTCTACGATTGTAATGGGAGAGGATATATAACAGAAGAAGATCATCTCATAGTTTGCAG AGCAATGTATGCACTTGTCGGAATTCATTattataaagaaaaacactttcCTGTTGCCCTCAAACGTCATATCAAACACCAATTTTCA AAACTGGACAAAAATCGAGATGGAAAAATTACACGTGAAGAATTCATTAAAGCATGTCATGACGATAACAAAATTGTTTCATCAATGGATGCTTTGAAAACTGTCTGGTAG
- a CDS encoding hypothetical protein (NECATOR_CHRX.G25768.T2): MSLIPLTVYDNLRRVCCSMFASSSQTDHSEIADRMIANASLADVLRWRCVSRPFRKAALRRLARYTTIHVRVYDGLSKLHEKVSSIAHVDDLSWHPAGCLLLSEMSLHELGIALDSRPKWRDVKILVALLNVFRENAIHIHMDSPIVELLVKEVNTKKINALLVFFSQNRKCDKDFTCEETTIAPVMRSQFPLGPMFPALKTFTVISNPQQLNHLSRLIHYAVAVDMIYQKKEIDLVCLQVVLGESWCRSKQRLFRHVNSFKQWSDASSLGMRYLQQFHGTEKRRGKAKC; the protein is encoded by the exons ATGTCACTCATTCCTCTTACTGTGTATGACAACCTGCGTCGGGTATGCTGCTCAATGTTTGCAAGCAGTTCACAAACAGATCACTCCG aaattgctGACCGAATGATAGCAAATGCGTCGTTGGCGGACGTGTTACGATGGCGTTGCGTTTCTCGACCGTTCCGTAAAGCAGCATTGCGTCGTCTTGCACGATATACGACAATCCATGTTCGTGTTTATGACGGATTGTCTAAGCTGCACGAAAAAGTCTCATCAATTGCGCATGTTG ACGATCTAAGTTGGCATCCGGCTGGCTGTTTATTGTTGAGCGAAATGAGCCTACATGAACTTGGAATCGCTCTGGATTCGCGTCCAAAGTGGAGGGATGTGAAGATTTTGGTGGCGCTACTAAATGTGTTTCGAGAGAACGccattcatattcatatggATAGTCCGATAGTGGAACTTCTTGTAAAAGAG GTgaatacaaagaaaatcaaCGCTTTGTTGGTGTTCTTCAGCCAAAATCGTAAATGCGATAAGGATTTTACGTGTGAGGAGACAACAATTGCACCAGTGATGAGAAGCCAATTTCCACTTGGCCCCATGTTCCCTGCTTTGAAAACGTTCACTGTTATAAGTAAT CCTCAACAACTCAATCATTTATCACGACTCATCCACTATGCTGTTGCTGTGGATATGatttatcagaaaaaagagatcgATCTCGTCTGCTTACAG GTGGTTCTGGGCGAAAGCTGGTGTCGTTCGAAACAACGTCTCTTTCGACATGTGAACTCTTTCAAGCAATGGTCAGATGCGAGTTCACTTGGGATGCGTTATCTCCAGCAATTTCacggaacagaaaaaagacgagGCAAAGCGAAATGCTGA
- a CDS encoding hypothetical protein (NECATOR_CHRX.G25768.T1), whose amino-acid sequence MSLIPLTVYDNLRRVCCSMFASSSQTDHSEIADRMIANASLADVLRWRCVSRPFRKAALRRLARYTTIHVRVYDGLSKLHEKVSSIAHVDDLSWHPAGCLLLSEMSLHELGIALDSRPKWRDVKILVALLNVFRENAIHIHMDSPIVELLVKETLLSSAMLQGHVASVLLNTLVNTKKINALLVFFSQNRKCDKDFTCEETTIAPVMRSQFPLGPMFPALKTFTVISNPQQLNHLSRLIHYAVAVDMIYQKKEIDLVCLQVVLGESWCRSKQRLFRHVNSFKQWSDASSLGMRYLQQFHGTEKRRGKAKC is encoded by the exons ATGTCACTCATTCCTCTTACTGTGTATGACAACCTGCGTCGGGTATGCTGCTCAATGTTTGCAAGCAGTTCACAAACAGATCACTCCG aaattgctGACCGAATGATAGCAAATGCGTCGTTGGCGGACGTGTTACGATGGCGTTGCGTTTCTCGACCGTTCCGTAAAGCAGCATTGCGTCGTCTTGCACGATATACGACAATCCATGTTCGTGTTTATGACGGATTGTCTAAGCTGCACGAAAAAGTCTCATCAATTGCGCATGTTG ACGATCTAAGTTGGCATCCGGCTGGCTGTTTATTGTTGAGCGAAATGAGCCTACATGAACTTGGAATCGCTCTGGATTCGCGTCCAAAGTGGAGGGATGTGAAGATTTTGGTGGCGCTACTAAATGTGTTTCGAGAGAACGccattcatattcatatggATAGTCCGATAGTGGAACTTCTTGTAAAAGAG ACACTTCTTTCCTCTGCCATGCTCCAAGGACACGTCGCTTCCGTTTTGTTGAACACATTG GTgaatacaaagaaaatcaaCGCTTTGTTGGTGTTCTTCAGCCAAAATCGTAAATGCGATAAGGATTTTACGTGTGAGGAGACAACAATTGCACCAGTGATGAGAAGCCAATTTCCACTTGGCCCCATGTTCCCTGCTTTGAAAACGTTCACTGTTATAAGTAAT CCTCAACAACTCAATCATTTATCACGACTCATCCACTATGCTGTTGCTGTGGATATGatttatcagaaaaaagagatcgATCTCGTCTGCTTACAG GTGGTTCTGGGCGAAAGCTGGTGTCGTTCGAAACAACGTCTCTTTCGACATGTGAACTCTTTCAAGCAATGGTCAGATGCGAGTTCACTTGGGATGCGTTATCTCCAGCAATTTCacggaacagaaaaaagacgagGCAAAGCGAAATGCTGA
- a CDS encoding hypothetical protein (NECATOR_CHRX.G25769.T1), producing MSIDSSRERRSLAGLWDSERMDWLCGSSCFRSRRLSEELCSRMTRFGEDEEKMSISSSNQITHNLENRALK from the exons ATGTCGATAGACAGTTCACGTGAGAGGCGAAGTCTGGCAGGCCTATGGGACAGTGAGCGAATGGATTGGTTGTGTGGGAGCTCTTGCTTTAGATCCAGAAGGCTTTCGgaagagctgtgttcaaggatgaCACGATTTGGCgaagatgaagagaaaatgTCGATCAGCTCATCAAATCAAA tCACTCATAACCTGGAGAATCGAGCACTAAAGTAA
- a CDS encoding hypothetical protein (NECATOR_CHRX.G25770.T2) yields the protein MGRISLHKHTHINARRRRYAHLQGSQPISSLLDNQLFHTKAGVAYLFSIIGCMAYNYLLDPVPSAKRAEQRDTVAWLVLPWPSIMLTLMEDVSFQALVQVDRPGLVLAYAALSPL from the exons ATGGGTCGAATTTCATTACACAAACATACGCATATCAacgcaagaagaagaag GTACGCGCATTTACAAGGATCCCAACCAATATCTTCACTCCTGGATAATCAACTGTTCCACACAAag GCTGGTGTCGCCTACTTATTCTCAATCATTGGTTGTATGGCGTACAACTACTTACTG GATCCTGTTCCCAGTGCAAAGCGAGCGGAGCAGCGGGATACAGTGGCATGGCTAGTGTTACCCTGGCCCAGTATAATGTTGACATTAATGGAGGATGTGAGCTTCCAGGCGCTCGTACAAGTTGATCGTCCGGGATTGGTACTTGCCTACGCCGCGCTATCGCCCCTTTGA
- a CDS encoding hypothetical protein (NECATOR_CHRX.G25770.T1) — protein MKISQLIMAHSRISNFTGESIACYNIDSSKTNLFDSLLITANCALFNKTELIPKIVCLLHEMRRMGRISLHKHTHINARRRRYAHLQGSQPISSLLDNQLFHTKAGVAYLFSIIGCMAYNYLLVSSR, from the exons atgaAAATTTCGCAACTCATCATGGCACACTCACGCATTTCTAACTTTACTG GCGAAAGCATCGCATGCTATAACATCGATTCCTCGAAAACGAACCTTTTTGATAGTCTACTGATAACAGCGAATTGTGCTTTGTTTAACAAAACTGAACTTATTCCG AAAATAGTTTGTTTACTACACGAAATGCGTAGAATGGGTCGAATTTCATTACACAAACATACGCATATCAacgcaagaagaagaag GTACGCGCATTTACAAGGATCCCAACCAATATCTTCACTCCTGGATAATCAACTGTTCCACACAAag GCTGGTGTCGCCTACTTATTCTCAATCATTGGTTGTATGGCGTACAACTACTTACTGGTTAGTAGTCGATGA
- a CDS encoding hypothetical protein (NECATOR_CHRX.G25771.T1), which translates to MFESTIWPTHASRMRINNQTKRSMRKKKTDTGSTSTIIILDISRIFCGHVRGFFLDFPAIEGTMISHSVRKS; encoded by the coding sequence ATGTTTGAAAGTACGATTTGGCCAACGCATGCGTCACGCATGCGCATCAATAACCAAACAAAGCGGAgtatgcgcaaaaaaaaaacggacacTGGTTCCACCtctacaataataatattggaCATATCGCGAATATTCTGTGGACACGTTCGgggattttttctggattttccagCCATCGAAGGTACAATGATTTCCCATTCAGTTAGAAAATCATAG
- a CDS encoding hypothetical protein (NECATOR_CHRX.G25772.T1), producing the protein MHYTIILQRFDDGDPNIKHRPIKSKHEDHFGKRKPAPTVTFMRWIIVVFLIEVISAICPPQCICRGDSMSCSSLNEDQLSVLNFHLSSAEWSGLKELSIHETPSLSIDHIPKLNFLEIFDISNNGFNDDVWLHTNAIFPLVRKVILENNNFTRADRRLLTPFPRLEEIHLGYNQISYIGYDSLRMPQIRSVRLNDNRIQSIGMHAFRFIPQLYDVDLSGNLIERFIMSEFSTATSLRYLNVSRNKIRSVECDSITPMLSLEILDLSSNNLSQLPGIELRSMESLRSLILSQNPIQVVEEGQIRLDSLQMLDLSSSAVRAVEAGSFSRLPRLHSVIFANCRELIFVSPAAFENISIFSLDLSGTGVKTLPLSLLSSVARIRISNVPLDCGCLSEQLTNIATTTITDWSNSTCLTRKGEILSIPSLSPLDLASTEQCRPSVILPFGEEMTANVGQTFKIYCAGSDEDDIVKWKTPHGIVELASRPEFSSGFQRLDYFTTTLFEPLKKQRLRKRTLATTEFFRIDVVLNSDAGDYECTVQRGKYTFSRKIRLIVRVPDIQLKVTHVGVSSVHLAWNQNIEVQAVDRVALQVNSTSASDFKRVVLLSLHNIYCSYNLINLLPDRAYTICLRWSLTDDGTDIYSTCLSERTQKSRSFMEDLGVEGIVVMSTIFALLFIFFCGKWTYNRYHVYLRARQQSKMIQSVSGQSVLSQRSSDEAITFENHQLQMCPSFCDRDNMANGPLLINVT; encoded by the exons CACGAAGATCATTTTGGAAAGCGGAAGCCTGCTCCTACGGTCACATTTATGAGGTGGATCATTGTGGTTTTCCTCATTGAGGTGATTTCTGCCATATGCCCACCGCAATGTATTTGTCGAG GAGACTCAATGTCGTGCAGCTCATTAAACGAGGACCAACTATCCGTACTAAATTTCCATTTATCTTCGGCAGAATGGAGCGGTTTGAAGGAGTTGTCTATTCACGAGACTCCTTCACTTTCCATTGATCATATTCCAAAGTTGAATTTCCTCGA AATATTTGATATAAGTAACAATGGATTTAATGATGACGTATGGTTACACACTAACGCAATATTCCCTCTTGTACGTAAGGTGATCCtggaaaacaacaatttcacG cgcgCCGATCGTAGATTGCTGACTCCTTTTCCTAGACTAGAGGAGATTCATTTAGGTTATAATCAAATATCCTACATCGGATATGACTCATTGAGGATGCCACAAATACGTAGCGTACGATTGAACGATAACCGAATACAG AGCATTGGTATGCATGCTTTTCGATTCATACCACAATTGTACGATGTCGATCTAAGTGGGAATCTGATTGAACGATTTATC ATGAGTGAGTTTTCCACAGCAACATCCTTACGATATTTGAATGTAAGCCGGAATAAGATCCGTAGTGTAGAGTGTGACTCGATTACACCAATGCTTTCt CTCGAAATACTCGATCTCAGCTCAAACAATCTCAGTCAACTACCCGGAATAGAACTACGAAGTATGGAAAGTTTAAGATCCTTAATTCTTTCCCAAAATCCAATCCAAGTGGTTGAAGAGGGTCAAATTCGACTCGATAGTCTACAG ATGTTGGATTTATCCTCAAGCGCAGTTCGTGCAGTTGAGGCAGGATCATTTTCAAGATTACCACGTCTTCATTCTGTTATTTTTGCTAACTGTCGAGAACTGATTTTTGTGTCCCCTGCGGCATTCGAAAATATCAGCATATTCAG tttggaCTTATCCGGAACCGGTGTTAAAACACTGCCTCTCTCGCTTTTATCCAGTGTAGCAAGG ATCCGTATTTCTAACGTTCCTCTGGATTGTGGCTGCTTATCCGAACAGTTGACTAATATAGCAACTACCACAATAACAGATTGGAGCAATTCGACATGTTTAACACGAAAAGGAGAGATTTTAAG caTTCCCAGCCTTTCACCATTAGATTTAGCCAGCACTGAACAATGTCGACCTAGTGTTATTCTTCCATTCGGCGAAGAAATGACCGCTAATGTTGGACAAACATTCAAAATCTACTGCGCAG GATCAGATGAAGATGACATAGTCAAGTGGAAGACACCTCACGGAATAGTGGAACTTGCAAGCCGTCCAGAG ttcTCTTCCGGATTTCAACGTCTTGATTATTTCACGACCACATTGTTTGAACCGCTTAAAAAGCAACGTTTACGAAAACGAACACTTGCTACAACGGAGTTTTTcag gaTTGACGTTGTATTGAACTCTGACGCAGGTGACTACGAATGTACTGTACAGCGTGGAAAGTACACTTTTTCGAGAAAGATACGTCTTATCGTTCGAGTCCCTGACATACAACTAAAGGTCACACAC GTTGGAGTATCATCTGTACATCTCGCTTGGAATCAGAATATTGAGGTTCAAGCTGTAGATCG AGTTGCTCTTCAAGTGAATTCGACAAGTGCATCTGATTTTAAACGTGTAGTTCTCCTATCACTACACAATATCTATTGCAGTTACAATCTTATAAATCTACTTCCGGATAGA GCCTACACAATTTGTCTTCGATGGTCACTTACCGATGATGGTACAGACATCTATAGTACATGTCTTTCGGAACGTACACAAAAAAGTCGTTCATTTATGGAAGATTTAGGTGTAGAAGGAATAGTAGTAATGAG TACTATTTTCGCACTATTGTTTATATTCTTCTGTGGAAAATGGACCTATAACCGGTATCACGTCTACCTGAGAGCAAGACAGCA ATCGAAGATGATACAGTCGGTTTCGGGACAATCAGTGTTAAGCCAGAGAAGCAGTGATGAGGCTATAACATTCGAAAATCACCAACTACAG atGTGCCCGTCTTTCTGTGACAGAGATAACATGGCGAATGGACCGCTGTTAATTAACGTCACATAG